In one Agathobacter rectalis ATCC 33656 genomic region, the following are encoded:
- a CDS encoding tyrosine-type recombinase/integrase, which produces MYEKYLLQLEEAGKIRNLKERSINCYKNYVSYFLNYMEKHPEELTCQDVRDFLLAKKDNGLKATTLNLYNSAIRFFYRNVLHVLWDDITVPRMIIEHKLPTVLSTDEIDRLLDATDDLKYKAMFATMYSSGMRVSEVIHLHYDDISRTNMQIHVRDTKNRMDRYTILSERNLALLTEYWFRKGRPKGILFPNQFTGQYLTVSTLEQVIRRSASAAGLSGVTPHCLRHSFATHLMEQGVEQRNIQALLGHRDPKSTEVYLHVSNKSIMGIRSPFDRKDGTANG; this is translated from the coding sequence AGAGCGTTCCATTAACTGCTACAAAAACTATGTTTCTTATTTCCTTAATTACATGGAAAAGCACCCGGAAGAGCTTACCTGTCAGGATGTCAGGGACTTTCTTCTTGCCAAGAAGGACAATGGTCTGAAAGCGACCACCCTCAACCTTTATAATTCAGCCATCCGTTTTTTCTATCGGAATGTACTTCACGTTCTGTGGGATGATATCACTGTTCCACGCATGATAATAGAGCACAAACTCCCAACCGTACTTTCTACTGATGAAATTGACCGGCTTCTTGATGCTACGGATGACCTGAAATATAAAGCCATGTTCGCCACAATGTATTCTTCCGGAATGCGTGTCTCGGAAGTGATTCATCTTCATTATGATGATATTTCCCGCACAAACATGCAGATTCATGTCCGGGATACCAAGAACCGGATGGACCGTTATACCATTCTGTCTGAAAGAAACCTTGCACTTCTTACGGAATACTGGTTCCGGAAAGGCAGACCAAAGGGCATTCTGTTTCCGAATCAGTTTACAGGGCAGTATCTTACCGTAAGTACACTGGAACAGGTTATCCGACGTTCTGCATCGGCTGCCGGGTTATCCGGTGTTACTCCTCACTGCCTCCGTCACAGTTTTGCCACCCACCTTATGGAGCAGGGAGTGGAACAGCGGAATATTCAGGCATTGCTTGGACACCGCGATCCGAAATCCACAGAAGTTTATCTTCATGTCAGCAACAAATCCATTATGGGCATCCGCAGTCCTTTTGACAGAAAGGATGGTACAGCCAATGGATAA
- a CDS encoding IS91 family transposase: MDKPTVQDIFHRFYPAYLDQYSPSPVQAKVAHNIMNCKTGAYGANVCVCEDCGFVQIHYNSCRNRCCPMCQAVPKEMWMDARREDVLDAPYFHLVFTVPDILNPVIYSNQRLLYDALYHAASSTISELTADPKHLGAKVGYICILHTWGSEMNFHPHIHTILLGGGLASNNQWKDNGENFFLPIRVISKMFRGKYLEELKRLWEEDKLVFQGTAEKFRNHYTFKELLDSCYGMDWIPHCKKTFNGAQTVIKYLGKYTHRIAVSNHRIVRMDDDTVTFLVKDYRNEGQWKELTISGVEFVRRFLMHVPPRHFVRIRHYGLLCSRTKSQKLTLCRNLLGCKKYLSKLRDMEMPEILEHLYGIKVCVCKACGGHLGKPQMRMPLRC; encoded by the coding sequence ATGGATAAGCCCACAGTACAGGATATTTTTCATCGTTTTTATCCGGCATACCTTGATCAATATTCACCTTCCCCTGTACAGGCAAAGGTTGCACATAACATCATGAACTGCAAGACCGGTGCCTATGGTGCAAATGTATGTGTATGTGAGGATTGTGGCTTCGTACAGATTCATTACAATTCCTGCCGTAACCGTTGCTGCCCAATGTGTCAGGCTGTTCCGAAAGAAATGTGGATGGATGCACGCAGAGAGGATGTCCTTGATGCTCCTTATTTCCATCTGGTTTTTACGGTTCCTGATATTTTAAACCCTGTCATTTACAGCAACCAGAGACTTCTTTATGATGCCTTATACCATGCAGCTTCTTCCACAATCAGCGAACTGACTGCCGACCCAAAACATCTCGGCGCAAAGGTGGGATACATCTGCATTTTACATACATGGGGTTCTGAAATGAACTTTCATCCCCACATTCATACCATCCTGCTGGGGGGAGGACTGGCTTCCAACAACCAGTGGAAGGACAATGGTGAAAATTTCTTTCTTCCCATCCGGGTCATCTCCAAAATGTTCCGCGGAAAATATCTGGAGGAACTAAAGAGGCTGTGGGAAGAGGATAAGCTGGTATTTCAGGGTACTGCAGAAAAATTCCGCAACCATTATACGTTCAAGGAGCTTTTAGATTCCTGTTATGGTATGGACTGGATTCCTCATTGTAAAAAGACATTCAATGGTGCTCAAACAGTAATTAAATACCTTGGTAAGTATACTCATCGCATTGCCGTCAGCAATCACCGCATCGTCCGTATGGATGATGATACCGTTACATTCTTGGTAAAGGATTACCGTAATGAGGGACAGTGGAAGGAACTGACTATTTCGGGTGTAGAGTTTGTCCGGCGGTTTCTCATGCATGTACCACCACGGCATTTTGTCCGCATCAGGCACTACGGACTGCTATGTTCCCGTACTAAAAGCCAGAAGCTCACCCTTTGCAGAAATTTACTTGGATGTAAGAAGTATCTTTCAAAGCTTCGTGACATGGAAATGCCTGAAATATTGGAACATCTTTATGGCATCAAAGTTTGTGTGTGTAAGGCATGTGGTGGGCATCTCGGAAAGCCACAGATGAGAATGCCACTGCGCTGCTAA
- a CDS encoding tyrosine-type recombinase/integrase: MAKGSVRKKGKKWYYRFYVEDASGNLVQKEFAGTENKSETEKLLRQAMEDYEAKRFVAKAENITLGELLDLWAEEELKTGTLSNGTVGNYLQTIGRIKQHPISKRKLKTVTSVHLQEFMDLLSFGGTVGDFISKGYSIDYVRSFSAVLQQSFRFAVFPKQFITFNPMQYVVMRHKKEETDLFADETATDRDKVKPLSFEMYRKLIEQLGKRSGDAILPVQIAYFTGLRLGEVAGLTWQDINLEEQYLTVRRSIRYNGATHKHEIGPTKWKKIRVVDFGDTLADILRNAKKEQHKNRFQYGELYQRNFYREVMEKNRVHYEYYHLGMTENVPEDYTEIFFVCLREDGCLELPATIETACRTAGRKVPELEGFHFHTLRHTYTTNLLSNGAQPKDVQELLGHSDVSTTMNVYAHATREAKRTSARLLDKVAGND; this comes from the coding sequence ATGGCAAAAGGTTCTGTAAGAAAGAAAGGCAAGAAATGGTACTACCGCTTCTATGTGGAAGATGCAAGCGGTAATCTGGTGCAGAAGGAATTTGCAGGTACGGAAAACAAAAGCGAGACGGAAAAGCTGTTGAGGCAGGCAATGGAGGATTATGAAGCCAAGCGGTTTGTTGCAAAGGCTGAAAACATCACACTCGGAGAGTTGCTTGACCTGTGGGCTGAGGAAGAATTAAAGACAGGCACATTGAGTAATGGAACGGTTGGCAATTATCTTCAGACAATTGGGAGAATCAAACAACACCCTATCAGCAAAAGGAAACTGAAAACGGTGACTTCGGTACACCTGCAGGAGTTTATGGATTTGCTCTCATTTGGAGGCACTGTGGGAGATTTTATATCAAAAGGATATTCCATTGATTATGTAAGGTCATTTTCAGCAGTATTGCAACAGTCATTCCGGTTTGCGGTATTTCCGAAACAGTTTATTACCTTCAATCCAATGCAGTATGTGGTGATGAGGCATAAAAAGGAAGAAACAGATTTGTTTGCGGATGAAACAGCCACAGACAGAGACAAGGTTAAACCGCTTTCCTTTGAAATGTACCGGAAACTGATTGAACAGCTTGGAAAACGAAGTGGGGATGCGATTCTTCCGGTTCAGATAGCATACTTTACAGGTCTCAGACTTGGAGAGGTAGCAGGTCTGACATGGCAGGATATCAACCTTGAAGAACAGTATCTCACTGTACGCAGGAGCATCCGCTACAATGGTGCTACCCATAAGCACGAAATCGGTCCGACAAAGTGGAAAAAGATCAGGGTTGTTGACTTTGGCGATACCCTCGCAGATATTTTGAGGAATGCAAAAAAGGAACAGCACAAAAACCGTTTTCAGTATGGGGAACTCTACCAGCGGAATTTTTACAGAGAAGTAATGGAAAAGAATCGGGTGCATTACGAGTATTATCATTTGGGAATGACAGAGAATGTGCCGGAAGATTACACCGAAATCTTCTTTGTATGCTTAAGGGAGGATGGTTGTCTGGAACTTCCGGCAACCATAGAAACAGCCTGCCGGACAGCAGGAAGAAAAGTACCGGAGCTTGAAGGTTTCCATTTCCACACACTGAGGCATACCTACACGACAAACCTCTTATCCAACGGGGCTCAGCCTAAGGATGTGCAGGAACTGTTAGGACACTCAGACGTGAGTACCACCATGAATGTCTATGCCCATGCTACAAGGGAAGCAAAGCGGACTTCCGCAAGACTTCTTGATAAAGTGGCAGGCAACGATTAA
- a CDS encoding helix-turn-helix domain-containing protein, translated as MKDKELRKLIGSRAKQRRLELGVNQPYIAEKMGVTASTIQRYEAGTIDNTKKLVLDGLSEALHVSVEWLKGETEEMTSDVTDKRELQIRDTMTSILSKLPYDMKADEADFSKDLLLLMLKEYELFVDSFQYACKNFKGNTEDATIAKVMGFESNQEYNEIMFLREITHTVNALNDMGDIVRLYSKNPETAAVRLANLLSEKDSEPV; from the coding sequence ATGAAAGATAAAGAATTACGCAAGTTAATCGGTAGCAGGGCAAAACAACGCAGACTGGAATTAGGTGTCAACCAGCCTTATATAGCAGAAAAGATGGGAGTTACCGCTTCCACCATACAGCGGTATGAGGCAGGAACGATTGACAACACCAAGAAGCTTGTTCTGGATGGTCTGTCGGAAGCACTTCATGTATCAGTGGAGTGGCTGAAGGGCGAGACGGAAGAAATGACAAGTGATGTTACGGATAAAAGGGAATTACAGATTCGTGATACCATGACTTCCATTCTCTCCAAACTGCCTTATGATATGAAGGCAGACGAAGCGGATTTTTCCAAAGATTTACTGCTGCTGATGTTGAAGGAATACGAATTATTCGTTGATTCCTTTCAATATGCCTGTAAGAATTTTAAAGGGAATACGGAAGATGCCACAATTGCAAAAGTAATGGGGTTTGAATCCAATCAGGAATATAATGAGATTATGTTCCTTAGGGAAATCACCCATACGGTAAACGCACTGAACGACATGGGCGACATTGTAAGGCTCTATTCCAAGAATCCCGAAACGGCAGCCGTAAGGCTTGCAAATCTTCTTTCAGAGAAAGACTCCGAACCGGTATAG